The Solanum pennellii chromosome 7, SPENNV200 DNA segment ATTATTATTTGCacaaaaaagtataaaattgttttgattttctcTTTCCCTCCAAAAGAGATAGTTCTAGCAAAGCCCATTAGCTCAAAATCTGAAAATCCAAACAGTCCCTTACGTACCACTACAGTCTACTACACCCCACCTTCGTCGGCGCCCAATGTTCCGTCGACACAACCATACTGATAACCCCTCACCGATCACTTCTTCTAACCCTAATTCCTCCACTATTTTTCATCCCTCCGCAGCCGACGCTGCCGTCGTTTCACATTCCGGTACCATGTCCGACGACGACCACTTAGCTCCTCCCTTCTCCAATCACAACTCTCCATCTCCGTCGCATTCCCGGTCTCCGCTGCCGGGTAGAGACAACAAGCTACTAGCACTGCCTCCACCTCCGATGCTGACGCCAGCGTCGATGTCAACTCGGACGCCGGTTTTTCCAGCTCGAGAAGATTGCTGGTCAGAGGCAGCGACTCATACGTTGATAGAGGCATGGGGTTCCAGGTATTTGGAGCTTAACCGGGGAAATCTCAGGCATCAGCACTGGGAGGAAGTCGCCGATGCTGTCAACGCACAGCACGGCCATATCAAAAAGCAGTATCGTACGGACATACAGTGCAAAAACCGTATTGACACCTTGAAGAAGAAGTATAAGACTGAGAGGGCTAAAGTATCTCAATCCCCCGGTCGTTATATCTCCGCTTGGCCTTTCTTCAGCAGCCTCAACGTTCTCATTGGAGTCACCGCGAAAGTTTCTCCACCACCGCCGGCGACAACGTTACCTCCTCAACGGAGAATGCCGCCTACGCAGGCAAAGTCACCTCGACAATGGAGAGCGCCACCGCCGGGAATGTCACCTCTTCAATGGAGATCGCCACCGCCGGAAATGCTACCTTTTCAATGGAGAACGCCACCAGTGCCTCCTCCGCCACTGTTGGGTATTCCAGTTGGTCCCCGGTCGAAGCGTCCAGCTGCAGCCATAGACTACAAGGTGTCCCGAAGAAATTTCTCGGCCATGGCAGCAGCAGCAGCGGCTGCCTCTGATGATTCAGACGAAGAGAAAGAAGAATCGGAGACGTCGAGTGTGGCAGCATCAGCTATGGCCATTGCTACTTGTAGAATCAAGAGAAAGAAGAGTGGGGGGTTGGTAGAGGGTTATAAGATTCTAGCTGAGTCAATAGGAAAATTTTCGGAGATATATGAAAGAGTAGAAATGGCAAAACAGAGGCAGATGATTGAGTTGGAGAAGCAAAGAATGCAATTTGCAAAGGACTTAGAGATACAGAGAATGAAGCTGATTATGGAGTCACAAGTGCACCTTGAAAAGCTTAAACGCTCTAAAACACAGCTTAGAAGATGGTGAGCGActcttttttgtgttttttcttcattcaatGTGATTTAGATTCATATAAGTGCCTGTGCATGTATCCTATGTTGCTGTAACCACCCAAAAATGCCGAGATCCTCCAAAAGTACTGCATTCTTGGAGGATTCGAGCAACACAGTTATGTATCCATGTGTGTAGTCTTTGAATGTTGACAGGAGGGTTTAACTTCCAATCTAGTTTGGGATTGATATACCAACTTCGTTTGGGATTGAGGCATTGTTGATTGGTATTAACTATGCATAGTTAGATACCGTCTTtgttagatttgtgaattattgGGTATTGATGGTATAATCTTTCTAGCAGCTGTTAGTTCATTGTATCTGGTTTTCTGAGGTTCCTTGAATTTACTTTGATCTTCGTTGTTCAGAGTTTCCGAGGGGAGGGGAAATTTTGACTCGTTGAGTCAGTTTACCTCAAATCTTGTTTCTCCATTATGATAACTCTCCCTTGGACATGCAATTTGTGGATTTCTTTTTCATAGCTAATCGGAACCTGAATAAATCTTAAGGCGCAGGGAATTAAGGATTTCTAGGAGCTAGTGGCCTCACTTCAATCTTTCATTGTGCTAGAAACAATGGAGTGAAGTTGACAATGATTGGAAGGGCTTCGACTAATCAAGGAGATGTGGACTGGGGCTTCTCCCGTGGTTAAAAACTTGATTGTTTTTGCTGAATAAATGTTAATCATGTCTAAGTGAGAGAGTTGATGCAGAGCAATTCATTTTCTGCGATATCTTATAGAAGTTGCTCATGTAAACTCGCTCACTATGAATTGAGGCAACTATTGTGGCTATCTTTCCGAATCATGTCCGTGTTAAACTAGCTGATACGTTAAAACTGCAGATGGGCACTTCTGAATGAGCTATAGAACATTACCTATGAAGTTAATCGGTGTGCATAAGAGACCATGTTTTTTTCCATTTATGCtgcctttttctcttttcttttgaatGGTGGTCAGCTAATTACTCTGTGTTCTTGATGATCAGATAATTGCTTGTAGATGGAGGTTTGGTGGCATGCTCTACAATCTAATGCGGGGATCTTTATGCAAgccatatacatacatatatattttgattagcGTCTTCATATGAATACCAGTCTGCTACTTTGAAGATGCATTAGAGATGTTAGTTCCACACATGGTCGTCGCTCAAGAACTTGTATCTAGCTGCTTAAAATCTGGAGTAATTTTGTAACTTATCTTTCTCTAGGTAACATGTTTTTTTTCACTCCAGCTAGGTGAAAATGGTGACTTGAGAGTTGAGACTTTCTTTACTGTGCTCCTAGTTATATATTATTCTAAGCTTCAAGCTGTTGATGATGACTATCTATGCACTAAGTGGATGCATGAAGGTTTAAACTTTAGTACATTGGATTGTGATGACCATAGTTTGTGTTCTTTTTGGTCagcaaaaaatatgaatattttcataATCCTGAACATACAGAGATCCAACTTGTGAAATTGCACTGAATATGTGTTGTAATGAGAAACCTACAGAAAACATTCAAGTCTatgagaaaaatattggaggCTCGCCCCAAAAGCGCCTTTGAAAACACTTGAGGTACTTGCCGCCTCTAAAACGTCTTTGAAAACACTGGTTGTAAGTGACCCATCAACATGAGATTTCATTTCTCACCAACAACCTTGCTTAGGCTTGGTTACTATCTATGTCGCCATATGATATGACAATAATGCATTTTGTCACTGACCTAAGAGAGCGACCTCTAAATCAAAGTTgctttgcttttttttttgttggctACTTAGTAGTTGTATCTTGAGTCAAGGGCGTATATCATAAGCAAGGTAGAGTGTGTGTTATTTTTTGTGTTGGCTAGTCAAAAGTTGTATCTCAAGCCAATGATCTATCATAAACGAGGTAGAATGTGCCATTTTATTTGTTGGCTAGTCAGGAGTTGTATCTTGAGTCAAGGGCGTCTATCATAAACAAGGTAGAGTGTGTGTTATGGCCTTTTATTTATTGGTTAGTCAAGAGTTGTATCTCGAGTCAATGACCTATCATAAACAAGGTAGAGTATGTTATGGCCTTTTATTTATTGGTTAGTCAAGAGTTGTATCTCGAGTCAATGACCTATCATAAACAAGGTAGAGTGTGTGTTATGACCTTTTATTTATTGGTTAGTCAAGAGTTGTATCTCGAGTCAATGACCTATTATAAACAAGGTGAAGtgtgttattttatttgttagcTAGTCGGGAGTTGTATCTCGAGCCAATGACCTATCATAAACAAGGTAGACTGTGCTATTTTATTTGTTGGTTAGTTAGGAGTTGTATTCGAAAATGAAAAAGTGTGTGATAATACATAAAAGTTTTTTgtgtaaagaaagaaaaatgaacaaacaaacaaaaaggtGTATTTTGCTCTCGTTGAGAGTCGAACTCAAGACCTCCCGCTTACTAAACGGGTGCTCTAACCAACTGAGCTACGAGAGCTGCttgtttaataaaaaatttaaaactatattcTAATCATAATCAGTAGTTACTAATAAGGGTGTGTTCTTCATTGATGCTCCTATAGGTGTGTGCATCGTTGGTTcaatttgattatatatatattggcttGATTTATCCATTTGCAAACATGTTAAATCGATAACTAAATCAACAAGATATATATTGTCTATTTTGGTCNtatatatatatttatatatttatatatatattcataaaattgaaatagTAGCAAGAATATAAATGCATACATGTTTCcacatttatcattttttgttcgagagataattattttgaagagTAATGcaataaattatgaaaacaaCATCAATTTTCTGTCTTTGccataataaaatttaaaattgagaaGAGAGAAGATGCTACTTTGTCAAGAAGAGAGAAGACtttgttatatatatagtgATAAAGATGCTAGTTTGTGTTGTTTACGTCgaaataatactaaaaaattaagaaataagatTGGTATAATGCTATAGCCATTGTTGTATAATTAAGAGTAACatagtaattaaaatataatcttaTTGAATTATTAGATTATCAGTTTAACcattaatcaaaattataatattgataattaAATCAACAacctaatatatttaattacaaATTCGTTAATCAATTCTAATAAATtgataatatctttttttcttcaatttattatttaaactaattttttatgcTTCCCACACAAGAAAGACCGCAATAAACCAAATCAACAAGGACATAAAGATCTATTACCTTAATAACTTTGCAAGGTTAATTTAGAAACCAATTCTAATAAAAATTTacgataaaaatttaatatgtttCCTATAAAAATTCGTGTTGGAAAAGTAGAAAATAACCGCTACAAGTAAAGTTAGTCAATCAAAATTAGGTGACTTCTAATTTGATATTCATTATGAACACCAAACTTTTGTGTCTATAAATGATGATATTCACTTATTTAtgcttaattaaaatttattaaagtgGTTTCTAGTTCTAGTTTAATTTGATTCCTActtttaaatatgaatatattgttattttaattaatcaattactaaAATAATGACTCGAGCTAAGATAGGTTGATTGGGTTATATATTTTCTCCGAAAAATATTGAACTCATGAATTACTTAGTAGAATTTACGCGAAGCGCTAACAACTACACTATACAATCAAAGTTTTATCAgtttcaaataaaattgaacaaaatgaataaCATTCATTATTtgacaataaaatataaaagtattatataattacaataatttgaaacataaaatatctacaagacatataaaatatttctgCCACCTAAATTAGATCAAAGGGagaatatgttattttaaaattacctaaaaactaaaaagtgatataaattacactaataacctaaaatgttttaaaatgatataacaATTTGAATGAATCTCCAAATTCTAacactttcatataaatttgagacgaattaaataacatatattagaCCTACTGCACAAGCTCATGTATTTAGTGATTAATGAGAAACGAATTACATTAATATACTTTCTGATACTATCTAATCTATTTCAtgtgtcatattttttttattttagtattttctcTATCTACTTTTATTTGTCTGCCttttgaaagttaatttgacaaattttcatagttaaattagattacattaattcaatattttaaacaaaaaatttagatatcaaaaactatatgaaaagtattataagttgcaattttttgcatatcaatataatgaaaaaatatttaaaaagacaccttaactttgcgAACTTCCTATTACCCCATTAAACAACTTAAAGATAGAATGTATACCCCATTTTTCACTGAATACCACTTGTACAAAAGTATTTGTATGTCACACACTAATACTCATTTGCCAagtgttaaaaataattttaatttatttttatctaatttctttgtatttctttttgttattctttttttcttttttctctttcttcttcacatcaactatgttatttctttttctctttcttcttcacctcAACGCTGTTCTTGAAATTCATTGTGGCTGAGCAGATTTCGCAGCAACACTATTAATTTTTAGTCAAATTactatcaattaatttatttatgaaaataaatatcatcaaataattaaaatctaaaTACTCAAATGTTATCAAATCAAAATCTGATATTTAAATCACAACCTTCTCCAACTCTTACTCCCAAATTGAGTTTTTCATAGTTAACAACTCCCAGATCCCAATCTTGATTtgtaagagagaaaaaaatcacaaaactaatttttttcaaaaaataaaaaagaaattcaataatattagttttttaagaaaaaaacgtcagaaagaaaaaagagaaaaagaaatgaaggaaGACATGGATGCTCAATGAATATGGGTAAGCTAATGATGGTAGGAAAGATGAGaaaaaagatatgaaaaattaaaaactattcttaataaagtaaaaaaaaataattaatacatgagtttttatatttttttccaataaGGCAAATTGAAAGTGCCAAATGATAATTTTACATTGGTCTAAAGCTGTATCAACAGTGCTTCACGCGCCCATATGCTGTGACAACACGAGTGGTgttaaaattagtcaaaatggTATATTTATTGTAGATTTAGATAGTTCATGAGGTAATAGGACACTCTCAAATTTAaagtgtctttttgaaaatccgAAACAATTTCAATggtgattttatgtttttttctcaaaaatatatcttaaaagtttgacttcaaaaatagaaatcatgacaaacaatagcAGACGGAATAAatacttctttcttttgcatgcacattaatatctatttatttttagtaaggaTGACAAATAAAGTGTTCCGGAAGGAATATTAGAAAGGAAAATTATATTCCTAAACCGAAACGGAATCGGAAAAAAAAAGAGCCGCTATTTTCCTAATTTGATTTCTATtaggaaaataaaatagtatCTTAATTTGTCCTCTCTATATATTGCCATCAAAACCATGAACATCACTCATCAACTAAAACAAAATCACCATTACTGCTATATAATTTGCTcttctaaaaagaaaatatttgtacAAGAAAGTGCTAATTAAAGGAAGATGACTTCTTGTGGCAAGGTAGAAGATCCAATTCTATGTGCAAAGGGTTGTGGTTTTTATGGAACTTCAAGCAATAACAATCTTTGTTCTCAATGCTACAAAGCTTTTctgaaagaagaagaagccaAGAATGTCGCGGTTTTATCGGAGAAGATATCATCTCTTACTTGTGAATATGATTTTAAAGGTACAACTGAATGTACGATGAAGATTAAGCAAAGATGCATGACTTGCAAGAAGAAAGTTGGATTACTAGGGTTTAGTTGTCGATGTAAAGGAGTGTTTTATAGTGTTCATAAGTATCCTGAAGAACATGCATGCACTTTCGATTACAAGTCTTCTGGTCGTGTGACTTTGGCTAAGGAAAATCCTCTATGTAGACGTGAGAAACTTGAGAATAGGATCTAAGGACATTGTTGTAATTTGTTTCGATTtgctttcaaattttattttaatctctTAATAAAAATCCCAAATTGGTTCTATTCTTTTATAAATCACACGGTATAAATTTGAAGATATAGATACTATTAGGCTGGTAATTGTCAAAACAAACTAAACATGCAGTTCATGAAtgtaatttttctctttttgatgtGTTTAAGGTACTACTTGAACAATATGTGAATTTAAGAAACTGAGAAAAGCCCATATTAAGCTTTTCAGATCAGAGCATAAATAACACCATAGCATGACCAAAATACATAGAACCAAGTTGAGTTTTGATTAAACATCAAATTATACCCAAACCAGCAAGAACCTCCCATAGTTGAGCTTGTGCTGTGCCCCTAGTCGCGCTTCCTGTCCAACAACTACTTCCAATTCTGTTTTGGCTGAAAGGAAAATCTATTCTACTTCCTGTAGGTAATCATCTATTTCAGTTGGAGTGAGAATTCTGCAAGGAGATGAACGACTGTTTTAGTAACCGGCTAACAGAGTGAACTCATGTTAAAAACTTTAAAGACAAGAAGACACTTGCCTGAATACTTTGTCTGTTCCAATAATTCCAATCTCAATGTTTTTGCTGGAGATCTGTCCTTCAAATCTGGATTAGCACACCAAATATGAGTTATTTTAGAGGAATCTTTTACTATTATTGTTCAGGGAGAGGGGAGGGGGGCAGAACGTCGATAAAGAAACTTTGCATTGAGAACCATTACTGCACAACAAGCAAGCAATAGGAATGGTCTCGCAAT contains these protein-coding regions:
- the LOC107024683 gene encoding trihelix transcription factor ASIL2-like, whose amino-acid sequence is MFRRHNHTDNPSPITSSNPNSSTIFHPSAADAAVVSHSGTMSDDDHLAPPFSNHNSPSPSHSRSPLPGRDNKLLALPPPPMLTPASMSTRTPVFPAREDCWSEAATHTLIEAWGSRYLELNRGNLRHQHWEEVADAVNAQHGHIKKQYRTDIQCKNRIDTLKKKYKTERAKVSQSPGRYISAWPFFSSLNVLIGVTAKVSPPPPATTLPPQRRMPPTQAKSPRQWRAPPPGMSPLQWRSPPPEMLPFQWRTPPVPPPPLLGIPVGPRSKRPAAAIDYKVSRRNFSAMAAAAAAASDDSDEEKEESETSSVAASAMAIATCRIKRKKSGGLVEGYKILAESIGKFSEIYERVEMAKQRQMIELEKQRMQFAKDLEIQRMKLIMESQVHLEKLKRSKTQLRR
- the LOC107025257 gene encoding putative zinc finger A20 and AN1 domain-containing stress-associated protein 8, which encodes MTSCGKVEDPILCAKGCGFYGTSSNNNLCSQCYKAFLKEEEAKNVAVLSEKISSLTCEYDFKGTTECTMKIKQRCMTCKKKVGLLGFSCRCKGVFYSVHKYPEEHACTFDYKSSGRVTLAKENPLCRREKLENRI